In the Ipomoea triloba cultivar NCNSP0323 chromosome 6, ASM357664v1 genome, one interval contains:
- the LOC116022557 gene encoding putative transcription elongation factor SPT5 homolog 1 codes for MARRRDEEDEEELDPEDDYEMDDEEEEEEEEYDGGGKAGRKRSRSDFIDDAAEEDDEDEEDDDDDYGGGRKRNNKKRSGSHFFDLEAAVDSDDDEEEEDGEDDFIVDAGADIPDDYDSRQIHRRPILSREDQEEDFEALERSIQARYARSSHVEYDEEATDVEQQALLPSVRDPKLWMVKCAIGREREVAVCLMQKCIDRGPELQIRSVVALDHLKNFIYIEADKEAHVREACKNMRMIYPAKIMLVPIKEMTDVLSVESKAVDLARDTWVRMKTGTYKGDLAKVVDVDNVRQRVTVKLIPRIDLQALANKLEGREVPKKKAFIPPPRFMNIDEAREMNLRVERRRNPMTGDYFENIGGMMFKDGFLYKTVAMKSISTVNIQPSFDELEKFRQPGESGDGDMASLSTLFANRKKGHFMKGDRVIVVKGDLKNLKGWVEKVEENTVHIRPKEKNLPKTLTVGDKELCKYFEPGNHVKVVSGASEGATGMVVSVEGHVVNLVSDTTKEIIRVFADTVVESSEVTSGATRIGDYELHDLVLLDDKSFGVIIRVESEAFQVLKGVPEKAEVALVRLREIKAKVDKRGNAHDRYQNALAVKDVVKVLEGPCKGKQGPVEHIYRGIVFIYDRHHLEHAGFICAKVQSCVLVGGSRANGDRKADPFSSRFGHLRTPPRVPQSPMRSYRGGPPKNFGGRHGGGRGGHDALIGADVKIRLGPFKGCKGRVVDLKGTSVRVELEAQMKVVTVDRGHIMDNVNVRTPFREPSRYGFGSETPSHPSRTPLHPFMTPMRDAGATPIHDGMRTPMRDRAWNPMSPPRDTWEEGNPASWGSSPQYQPSSPRSRPYEAPTPGSGWNNSSTSSYNDAGTPRDNSSSYANAPSPYLPSTPGGPPPMTPSSAYLPGTPGGQPMTPGSLDMMSPVVGGEGEGPWFLPDIAVNVRRNGEDNLVGVIREVLADGSCSVALGSSGNGEIITALPSEIDIVVPRKSDKIKIMGGAQRGATGKLIGVDGTDGIVKVDDTLDVKILDMVILAKLAL; via the exons ATGGCGAGGAGGCGTGACGAGGAGGATGAAGAGGAGCTGGACCCGGAAGATGACTACGAGATGGAtgatgaggaagaagaggaagaagaggagtaTGACGGCGGCGGAAAGGCCGGGAGGAAGCGCTCGAGATCGGATTTTATCGACGATGCGGCggaggaagatgatgaagatgaagaggaTGATGACGACGACTATGGAGGAGGTCGTAAACGTAATAACAAGAAGAGGTCGGGGTCTCATTTTTTTGATCTCGAGGCAGCGGTGGATAGCGACGatgacgaagaagaagaagacggcGAAGACG ACTTCATTGTGGATGCTGGAGCTGATATACCTGATGACTATGATTCAAGACAGATTCATCGTCGCCCAATTCTCTCACGTGAGGACCAAGAGGAAGACTTTGAGGCACTTGAGAGAAGCATCCAGGCTAGATATGCAAGGTCTAGTCATGTGGAGTATGATGAGGAAGCTACTGATGTAGAGCAGCAAGCACTTTTACCATCTGTCAGAGATCCGAAGTTATGGATGGTGAAATGTGCG ATTGGTCGTGAGAGGGAGGTTGCTGTCTGTCTGATGCAGAAATGCATTGACAGGGGACCAGAGTTGCAAATTAGGTCTGTTGTAGCACTTGATCATCTTAAAAACTTTATATACATTGAAGCAGACAAAGAGGCCCATGTTAGGGAG GCATGCAAGAATATGCGCATGATATATCCCGCAAAAATAATGCTTGTTCCAATCAAAGAGATGACTGATGTCCTTTCGGTTGAAAGCAAAGCAGTTGATCTTGCCAGGGATACTTGGGTCAGAATGAAGACTGGAACTTATAAAGGGGACCTTGCAAAG GTTGTGGATGTAGATAATGTAAGACAGAGAGTTACCGTGAAGTTAATCCCAAGGATTGACCTACAAGCTCTTGCAAACAAATTG GAAGGGAGGGAAGTTCCAAAGAAAAAAGCATTCATTCCTCCCCCACGTTTTATGAACATAGATGAGGCTCG aGAGATGAACCTACGTGTTGAGCGTAGGCGAAATCCAATGACCGGTGACTATTTTGAGAATATTGGTGGCATGATGTTCAAAGATGGATTTTTATATAAAACAGTGGCTATGAAATCAATTAGCACTGTGAATATTCAACCAAGTTTTGATGAACTTGAGAAATTCCGTCAACCTGGTGAAAGTGGGGATGGTGATATGGCTAGTTTGTCAACTCTATTTGCGAATAGGAAGAAAGGTCACTTTATGAAGGGTGATCGTGTGATTGTTGTCAAAGGGGATTTGAAGAACCTGAAAGGATGGGTTGAGAAAGTAGAGGAAAATACTGTTCACATCagaccaaaagaaaaaaaccttCCT AAAACACTTACTGTTGGCGACAAGGAGCTTTGCAAGTACTTTGAACCTGGAAATCACGTAAAAGTTGTATCTGGTGCATCTGAAGGTGCGACTGGTATGGTCGTGTCTGTTGAGGGGCATGTGGTGAACCTAGTGTCTGATACTACTAAGGAGATT ATACGTGTATTTGCTGACACTGTTGTGGAAAGCTCTGAAGTAACATCTGGTGCCACTCGAATTGGGGACTATGAGCTCCATGACCTTGTGCTACTAGA CGATAAGAGTTTTGGTGTGATTATACGAGTAGAGAGTGAAGCTTTCCAG GTCCTTAAGGGGGTTCCGGAAAAAGCTGAGGTAGCACTCGTCAGGCTAAGGGAGATAAAAGCCAAGGTTGACAAGAGAGGGAATGCACATGATCGGTATCAGAACGCATTAGCAGTGAAAGATGTGGTCAAGGTTCTTGAGGGACCTTGCAAG GGAAAACAAGGGCCAGTGGAACACATATACAGAGGAATTGTGTTTATTTACGACCGTCATCACCTTGAGCATGCTGGCTTTATATGTGCCAAAGTGCAATCTTGTGTTTTGGTTGGTGGATCAAGGGCAAATGGTGATAGAAAA GCTGATCCCTTCTCATCAAGGTTTGGGCACCTTAGAACCCCACCTCGTGTTCCACAATCTCCAATGAGATCGTACAGGGGTGGTCCACCCAAAAATT TTGGAGGAAGGCATGGTGGCGGAAGAGGAGGACACGATGCTTTAATTGGTGCTGATGTTAAAATTCGCCTTGGGCCATTCAAAGGTTGCAAAGGACGTGTTGTTGATTTGAAAGGAACTTCAGTCCGTGTTGAATTAGAAGCTCAGATGAAAGTTGTTACAG TTGACCGTGGTCATATTATGGATAATGTAAATGTTAGAACACCATTCAG GGAACCATCTAGATATGGTTTTGGTAGTGAAACCCCATCACATCCTTCACGAACTCCACTCCATCCCTTTATGACTCCCATGAGAGATGCTGGAG cAACACCTATCCATGATGGTATGAGGACACCAATGCGGGACAGAGCATGGAATCCAATGAGTCCACCTAG GGATACTTGGGAAGAAGGAAACCCTGCTTCTTGGGGATCTAGTCCACAGTACCAG CCTTCAAGTCCTCGTTCAAGACCATACGAGGCACCCACTCCTGGTTCTGGTTGGAATAACTCTTCCACCAGCAGTTATAATGACGCTGGAACTCCTAGAGATAATAGTTCGTCTTATG CTAATGCCCCAAGTCCTTACTTGCCTTCTACACCTGGTGGGCCACCTCCTATGACCCCAAGTTCTGCATATTTGCCTGGAACTCCCGGTGGGCAACCAATGACTCCTGGTAGTCTGGATATGATGTCACCTGTAGTAG GTGGAGAAGGTGAAGGGCCTTGGTTCTTGCCAGATATCGCAGTCAATGTACGAAGGAATGGGGAAGATAATCTTGTTGGTGTGATACGTGAAGTTCTTGCG GATGGTTCTTGTAGTGTTGCCCTTGGCTCAAGTGGTAACGGAGAAATAATCACTGCACTCCCTAGTGAAATTGATATCGTCGTGCCAAGGAAGTCCGACAAAATCAAGATTATGGGCGGTGCTCAGCGCGGGGCCACTGGGAAGCTTATCGGTGTTGATGGCACTGATGGAATTGTGAAGGTAGATGATACTCTTGATGTTAAAATATTAGACATGGTTATATTGGCTAAGTTAGCACTTTAG
- the LOC116022573 gene encoding auxin efflux carrier component 6, translating into MISGNDFYKVMCAMVPLYFAMLVAYGSVRWWRIFSPEQCAGINRFVAVFAVPVLSFHFISQNDPYQMDPKFILADTLSKLLVLLLLSSWAICKGQLDWLITLFSLSTLPNTLVMGIPLLQAMYGEFTQSLMVQLLVLQCIIWYTILLFLFEYRAATILIKNQFPGNMAASITTFAVDNDVISLDGRGPLCTESEIDANGQIRVRIRRSTSSAPESGFSSSLGITPRASNLSNAEVFSVNTPPGPLHEFQLANEDVEFGHGDLAVGFRAGLSPQLSGGYASSDAYSLQPTPRRSNVNEMDATTTTGNTPMWVMSPASAGKICRQTSPGKCEGGGETQEYRDALGEKEASFRDFAKCSVEDGIEDNRKNKEMPNAYVMLRLILTMVGRKLSRNPNTYSSVLGLLWSLISFKWNVGMPSLVRYSIQIISDAGLGMAMFSLGLFMAIQPRIIACGVKMAIIGMVIRFIIGPMVMSAASVAVGLRGVRLHTAIVQAALPQGIVPFVFAREYGLHPDILSTGVIFGMLVSLPVTLLYYILLGL; encoded by the exons atgataagTGGGAATGATTTCTACAAAGTGATGTGTGCAATGGTGCCACTGTACTTTGCAATGCTGGTAGCGTATGGTTCAGTGCGGTGGTGGAGGATATTCTCGCCGGAGCAGTGCGCCGGAATCAACCGCTTCGTCGCCGTTTTCGCCGTGCCGGTGCTGTCCTTCCACTTCATATCTCAGAACGACCCTTACCAGATGGACCCGAAGTTCATATTGGCTGATACATTGTCTAAGCTTTTGGTCCTCCTTTTGCTCTCATCTTGGGCGATATGCAAAGGCCAGTTGGATTGGCTCATCACCCTCTTCTCACTCTCTACTTTGCCCAACACCCTTGTTATGGGTATCCCTTTGCTTCAGGCCATGTATGGAGAATTCACCCAATCCCTCATGGTTCAACTTCTTGTCCTTCAATGCATCATCTG gtaTACTATATTGTTATTCTTGTTTGAGTATAGAGCTGCGACCATACTAATCAAGAACCAATTTCCCGGCAATATGGCTGCCTCAATAACAACATTCGCCGTCGACAATGACGTCATATCCCTCGACGGCCGGGGACCGCTTTGCACGGAGTCGGAGATTGACGCTAACGGCCAAATCCGCGTCCGTATCCGACGGTCCACATCGTCGGCGCCGGAATCGGGGTTCTCATCCTCCCTAGGGATCACACCCAGGGCGTCGAATCTCTCAAACGCCGAGGTTTTCTCCGTTAACACGCCGCCGGGCCCGTTGCATGAGTTCCAGCTCGCGAATGAGGATGTAGAGTTCGGGCATGGGGACTTGGCCGTGGGGTTTCGGGCCGGGCTGAGCCCGCAGCTCTCCGGCGGCTACGCCTCATCTGATGCGTACTCGCTGCAGCCGACGCCGAGGCGATCGAATGTTAACGAGATGGACGCGACGACGACGACGGGGAATACTCCGATGTGGGTCATGTCCCCCGCCTCCGCCGGGAAGATTTGCCGGCAGACGTCTCCGGGGAAATGTGAAGGCGGTGGAGAAACACAGGAGTATAGAGATGCTCTTGGAG AAAAGGAAGCTAGCTTCAGAGATTTTGCAAAGTGTTCCGTGGAGGATGGAATTGAAGATAacagaaaaaataaagaaatgccaAATGCGTATGTGATGCTAAGACTCATACTTACCATGGTTGGAAGAAAGCTTTCTCGTAATCCAAATACTTACTCCAGTGTATTAGGCCTTCTCTGGTCTCTAATCTCTTTTAA ATGGAATGTGGGGATGCCAAGTTTGGTGAGATATTCAATACAAATAATTTCAGATGCAGGCCTTGGAATGGCTATGTTTAGCTTGG GGCTATTTATGGCAATTCAACCAAGGATAATTGCTTGTGGAGTTAAGATGGCAATTATAGGCATGGTAATCCGGTTCATAATCGGTCCAATGGTTATGTCAGCTGCATCGGTTGCTGTTGGGTTGAGAGGAGTTAGACTCCATACTGCAATTGTGCAG GCTGCTCTTCCCCAAGGGATTGTTCCATTTGTGTTTGCTAGAGAGTATGGATTGCATCCTGACATACTCAGTACAGG GGTAATATTTGGCATGCTGGTTTCTTTACCCGTGACTCTGCTTTACTACATACTTTTAGGCCTATGA